The DNA segment GCGGTTGGGTTTTCGTGGGAAGCTTACCCACAAAAGACGGCATGTCGGACACGGCGCGTGCAGGCTGCATCATTGTGCTGAACAGCATCGGACAAGTGGCTGAAACGTTCTACGGTTCGCTGATCAACGGCCCGTGGGATATGACTGGGCTCGACAACGGCTCGCACGTCGCGCTATGGATCACCAATGTGTTGAACGGAACAATCCAAGGTCACGGCCGCATCGTGAACGGAGGAACGGTCCTTCGCTTGAATCTCGTCATCCCGTTCGGTTCGCCGCCGGGCATAGCGTCGGCAGCGGTGATCGGGAGTGGATTCCCCGAGCGAACCGATCCAGGTGCGCTCGTGATCGGCCCCACCGGCGTCGCCCTCAGTCCCGACGACAACCGGCTCTTCGTCGCTGACAGCCTGAACAATCGCATCGCCGCGATTCAGAACCCGTTGTTCCGTACTACATCTGCCGGGTTGGGCGACACCGTCACGATGGGCAGATTCCTGGCCGATCCTCTTGGGCTCGTCATGGGACCACACGGCGATATTCTCTCCGCGAACGGCAGCAACGGCTACTTGGTCACGACGACGATCAGCGGCGCACAAGTAAGGAGAGATCTTTTGGACGGCAGCGGCAGTCCGCCCGGAGCCGGCGCGCTTTTCGGACTCGCCTTTGTTCCCGGACAGGGTCTCTTCTTCGTGGACGACGCCACCAATACGCTCGACTTGTTCACCAGGTAGGGATACGCAACTCGACGGAGCTAGCTGGCCACGCGTTCAACGTCGACTTGCGATTGCGATTGCGAGCGCGATCGCGTGGCCAGCTACGCCAGCGGAACCGCTGCGGCGACAAGCAATCCGCCGAGCATCCATGCCGCTCCCGGAAAAAACCAAGCTCGCTCGGTGTCCATGAACACCACGAACGTGAGCGTGAAAAGCCCCGGGCCGACGAGCGCAGTGAGGCTGCGGATGCAACTGATCGCGCCCTGAAGCTCGCCTTGTTCCGCCGGCGACACGCGTCGCGACATGAGACTTTGCGATGCAGCGGGTGCGAATCCCCACATCGCCATCACGGCGATGCCCGTCCAGAACAAGAACGGCGTATTCGCGAAACCGAACATCGTCATGCCGATCGCGCCGAAGCCAAGTCCGGCGACCAGCGCCGTTCGTTCGCCGAATCTCGCGACGATCGGACGCACCAAGAACCCTTGCACGAGAGCAGTGGTTATGCCCACCATCGCGAGCGAGAGACCTATGATGCTCGTACCCCAATGATATTGATAGATCGTGAACAGCACCCAGATGGCGGGGAACGATTGCCCGGCCAGTGCGCTCAAGAAACCGACAACGGATAAACCCGACAGTTCGGGATGGGAACGCAGCAACTTCAAGGATCCGAGCGGGTTGGCGCGCTCCCACGGAACTCTCGCAGTCCGTTTCTCCGGCGGCAGCGATTCAGGCAAGACGAGCGTGCCGTACAACGCGTTAGCCAGACTGAACGCCGCAGCAACCCAAAACGGAAAGCGCGGATTGAAGCCGCCGAGCAGCCCGCCCACCGCCGGCCCGTGGACGAAGCCGACGCCGAACGCCGCACTGAGCATGCCGAATCCCGCGGCGCGTTTGTCCAGCGGCGCGACATCGGCGATGTAGGCGTCCGCCGTGATGAGCCTTGCGGACGTCACGCCGGATATCGCCCGTCCGAGAAACAACCAGCTGAGCGTGGGAGCGAGCGCCCACACCGTTCCGAAAAGTCCGAACATCTCGGCGGCGCGCGCCGCATCCCCGCCCACAAAGCCCGCCACCAGCTTGGGGAGTACCGGGGCGATCATGCCGAGCGAGAGCATGTCGAGCATGACCGTGATGAAGATGAAGGTCACCGCGCCCCGGCGCGGAGCAGGAGGCGCTATTTGCATGTGCAAATAGCACCACGCAGTGAACCGACTTGTCAAGGGAGCGCCCGAAATTCTGCGATCGGGGCCGAGCACGGCCCTCGATTACTTCATACTGGGACTCGTGAAGGACGCCGGCCTTTCCGGCTACGACCTCGCGAAGTTATTCGAGCATGTCGTGCGGTTTTTTTGGCAGGCCGAGCAGTCGCAAGTGTATCGCGCGCTGTATCGTTTGCGCGATCTCCATTGGGTGCGGGCGGAAGTGGTCAAGCAAGAGAGCGCGCCGGACAAGAACGTCTACCGCATCACGCGCGCCGGAACCACGGCGCTGCGCGAATGGTTGCGCGAAGAGATCGACGAGCCGCCTGCGCGACGGGTTTGGCTCGGACAGTTTTTCTTCGCAAACGAATTGCCGTTGGCCGACGTGACGGAGATTTTGAAACGGCGCATCCGCGATCTGCAGGATTGCCTCGACGAATTTGAACCGCGGGTCAACGGCCCAGACTTCAAGTCGCATCTGCAGGAGCAGATGAATCGGACAGGGCGCCTCCCCACGTTCGGCCTCACCCTGCAATACGCGATCGAGACCGTGCGCTTCGAATTGGCGCTCTTAAAAAGGATGAGTAAGCAATTGCCGGAGCTGGATTGTCAACTCGCCGCGACGAAGTCGGCTCCAAAGGAGAAAGTAAAGCGATGACTGCGCACCGCGCGTCTGTCGTGGCCAATCCGCCGGACGGTTCGCCTCGGATCCGGCCGCATCTCATCTACGATGATCCGCGTGCCGCAATCGAGTGGCTCACGCGCGTGTTCGGTTTCCGGGAACGCGGTGCTGCGCGCCAGACGTCGCCGGAGGGCGTCATCGGGCGCACCCAAATGGAGGTCGTCGACAGTCTCATCACTTTAGGCCTGCCCTCGGTGCACGGCGGCAGTCCCGGCCAGGATGTCAGCACGATGCTCTACGTGTATGTCGACGAAGTGGACGTCCATTATCGGCGAACGTGTGCGGCTGGCGCGGACATCGTTCTCGAACTCGAAGATCAAGCTTGGGGAGACCGCTGCTATCAGGTCGCGGACCTCGAAGGGCATCAGTGGACGTTTGCGCAGCGCGTCGAAGACTTCGCTGCGGACAGCCGCTCCGGTGATTGACGAGGGAATTGGCGCCTTTTGAGCGTGAATTTGCCATTTCCACAAAAATAGGGTATAATGTACTAAGTTTTAGTCTGTGGGCGGGCCGTTTGCGGCTCCCACGGCGGTCAGAATCAGGCAGGTTTCGGTCTCCTCTTCGCGGTCGTCGAGAATCCAACACACTAAAATCTGAATCCGACAGCTGCGGCGGTCATATTGACCGTTGCGAGGAGTGTCCATGTTATATACCGATAGAAACCTTACGTGCTCCGATTGCAATTCGCAATTTACATTCACCGCCGGTGAACAAGACTTCCACGCCCAAAAGGGCTTCACCAACGATCCCGGACGTTGCCCGGCATGCCGCGAGGCCCGCAAGGCGCAACGTGGCAGCGGCGCGGATCGCGGCAACGGCGGCGGCCAGAGCAATCAGCGCGGCGGTTACGACCGGTCCGATGATCGCCCGAAGCGCGAGATGTTCAAAGCCACATGCAGCGACTGCGGCGGCGTGGCGGAATTGCCGTTCCAACCGAGCGGTGACCGCCCCGTATATTGCCGCGACTGCTTCAGCAAGCATCGCGCGTAAAAACCACTTCGGCGGCCGGCCATGAAGGCTGACCAATCGTAAGCGGTTTTCCGAACAGCAAGACCCTAGACGCACTGCGGTGAGTCTAGGGTTTAGTTTTTCTGCCTTGTACGAGGGTGAGCAACGCTCACCCATTTTTTTTCTGGGCAAGCGATGCTTGCCCTAGTACACTTGCCATCTTCGATGTTCTCGTAGGAGGGTGAGCAACGCTCACCCAATGGGCAAGCGATGCTTGCCCTAGTACAGCTAGCCCTCGTTGGTTTCCGTGCGTGTATCTTGATCGCCGCGATTTTGTGCGCCGGCTGCTCGCATGTGACTGAATCCGGCGGGGCTGTGGGCGGCGCGCACCCGGCGTGGACCGTGCCGGGCGTGGCCCGCGTCGAGATCCAGACGGAACCGAACACGCTCAACCCGCTGCTGGCGCGTGACGTTTCGGAGACCGATGTCGAGGGCGCGATCTTCGACGGACTGGTGAAGTTGGACGATCGCGGGCAGCTCGTCCCCGACTTGGCCATCGAAGTGCCGACGCGCTCGAACGGGGGCATCGCGGCCGACGGTGTGACGATAACATACCGGTTGCACCACGGCGTGCACTGGCAAGACGGCGCGATGCTGACATCCGCCGATGTCGCCTTCACGTATCACACGCTCACCCAATCCGGGATCAACTCTCCGTATACGGGTTTCTATCGATCGTACGTGCGCAGCGTGGTGACGCCGGACCCTTATACGGTTGTGGTGCGGCTCGTCAAGCCGTATGCGCCTGCCGTCGGACGGTTGTTCGCCGCGACGACGGACGGCCTCATCGTGCCTGCCCATTTGCTCGCACGCTCGGCGAACATCAATCAGGACGCATTTAACACGCATCCGGTCGGGAGCGGACCGTTCGCCCTCGCGCGCTGGGACCACGGATCGGACATCGTGCTCAAGGCGTTTGCCGGCCATTTCGCCGGCGCCCCGCATATGCATGAGATCGACTTCGACGTCGTGCTCAATCAGAACACCGTCGTGTCGATGTTGGAAAGTCATGAGCTGGACGTGGCCGGCGTCATCCCCGCAGAATACGAAACGGTTCGCAAGCTCGACGGATTCGACGTGCCGCTCGTCCTTTCCACAACTCTGCGCGTTCTGTCATTCAATCTGCGACGCCCGCCGTTCGACGACGTTGTGGTTCGGCGCGCGCTGACGCTGGCGCTGGACCGGAGCCGCATCTCGAAATCAACGTCGAACGGCATCGCCTATCCGGCGCGCACGCTCATCCCGCCGAACAATTGGGCGTATGCAGACGATCGCGGCGCGTTTGGATACGACCCGGCGCGCGCGCGTGCGATGTTGACGGCTGACGGTTGGATCGCAAGTACCGACGGGATTCGGGCGAAGAACGGCCGCCGGCTCGCATTTTCGCTTGTCACTTATTTGGGCACGTCGGCCGATCATGGGCTGCCCGAGGTGTTGCAATCTGCGTGGCGGGCCGTGGGCGCCGATGTGTCGATCCGTTACGTGCCCATCGGATTGATGTACGGCGAACCGGGCATCACGGCGGACGGTTTGTTCGATGTGTCGCTCGACGGGTTCAACTTCGACATCGACCCCGATCGCGCGAACTATCTCGAAGCGCGTTTTGACCGGCCGCACGGCGGAAATCAGGCACGCTATGACGACCCGGATGTTCAGGCGTGGTCGGAAGCAGCGCTCGGCATCTACGATCAGAGCGTCCGCAAACCGTACTACGCGCTGATCGCTGCGCGGCTCAACCGCGACGTGCCCTACGTTCCATTACACTGGCAACGATTCGTCTACGTTGTGAATTCAAGTCTCAAGGGCTTCAAACCAGAACCGATCGAGTCGGACCTTTGGAACGTGCGAGAATGGAGCAATTGACGTGCTGATCCGCAGTCCGGAGACGGCGGGTGACATCCGAGCCGTCGCGCCGCTCTTCGACGCGTATCGCATGTTCTACGGTGCCGCATCCGATCCGGCCGGCGCACACGATTTCCTCCACGACCGATGGCGGTTGCGCGAATCTGTGCTGTTCATCGCGTTCGATGTCGGAACACCGCAAGGCTTTGTCCAGCTCTACCCTATTTTCTCATCGGTTGATATGCGGCGCCTTTGGCTGTTGAACGATATTTTCGTCGACTCGGGCGCGCGCAAATCCGGCATCGGCCGCGCGCTCATGCGGCGCGCCGAACAACATGCGCGCGAAACCGGCTCGTCGGGCCTCACCTTAAGCACGGCGCTCGACAACACACGGGCGCAGGCGCTCTACGAATCCGAACGCTACGAACTCGACTCCGTCTTTTGTGTCTACAACCGGACGCTGTAGTCGAACGCGGTCGCCGGACGATCGCCGGGCGGGCAGGTTCGCCGGGTGCGTGAGCGGGAACACCGCAACGCATGCGCATGCGGCGAACGCTTTCGCGAATGCTCCGCCGAATGAAATGGAAAAGCTGACGAAGTGCTGCGATTTGGCCTGATTCTCACGGTGGTTGGAACAATCGTCCTCGCCGCGCGGACAACGAGCGCCGCGGATGCGGTTACGGCGGCGCCGCAATTCGCGCCAAGCGCATATGCCGAGATGCGTTGGCGCATGATCGGCCCGTATCGCGGCGGCCGTACCGTCGCGCTCGCTGGGATTCCCACGCAACCCAATGTGTTCTACATCGGCGTCAACGACGGCGGTGTTTGGAAGACGACCGACTACGGCCAAACGTGGCAGCCGATCTTCGACGGCGAGTCCACGGGATCGATCGGCGCGCTCGCACTCGCTCCGTCGGATCCGAATATCATCTTCGTGGGAAGCGGGGAGGGGTTGCGCCGCCCGGATCTCTCAACCGGCGACGGCGTCTACAAATCCATTGACGCGGGAAAGACGTGGTCGCACTTAGGGTTGCGCGACGGGCAGCAGATCGCGTCGCTGCTCGTCGATCCGTCGAATCCCAACCGCGTGTTCGCGGCGGTGCTCGGCCATCCGTATGGCCCGAACACGGAGCGGGGCGTGTTCCGCTCGCTGGATGGCGGCGCGACATGGAAACGGGTGCTATATAAGGATGAGAACACCGGCGCGGTGGATCTCGCGTTCGCGCCCGGTAATTCGAACAAGATCTACGCCGACATGTGGGCTTCGCGGCAATTGCCTTGGGAGACCGGTGGTTCAGTGGACGGCCCGGGCAGCGGACTGTACGTCTCGACCGATGGCGGCGATTCGTGGCAGCCGCTCACCAAGGGACTGCCCACGTGGGCGCAAGGTCTCGGCCGCATCGGCATCGGCATCGCGCCGAACGATTCCAACCGCATGTACGCGTTGGTGGACTCACGTGACGAGACTGGCGTCTATCGCTCCGACGATGCGGGCGAATCGTGGCGGCGCGTCAACACTGAATCGCGGATCACCGGCCGAGGATCGGACTTCGCATGGGTGCGCGTGGCGCCGGACAACGCGGATCGCATCATCGTATCCAACACGGCGTCCTACCGTTCCGACGACGGCGGCGTCTCGTTCACATCGTTTAAGGGCGCGCCCGGCGGCGACGATTATCACTCCACGTGGATAAACCCGCTGCATCCCGAGATCATCGCCATGGCGAGCGATCAAGGCGCCACCATCAGCGTGAACGGCGGCGCGACCTGGAGCTCGTGGTACAATCAGCCGACCGCGCAATTCTATCACGTCATCACCGACAATCGCTTCCCATACTGGGTCTATGGAGGACAACAGGAGAGCGGTTCGGCCGGCGTCGCGAGCCGCGGCAACGACGGCGAGATAACGTTTCGCGAGTGGCATCCCGTGGGTGCGGAAGAATACGGTTACATCGCGCCGGATCCGCTCGATCCGAACATCGTGTTCGGAGGCAAGCTGTCGCGTTTCAATTGGACCACCGGCCAAGTGCAAGATGTTTCGCCGGTTGTGAGCGGCACGGCGTACAGGGTGCGGCGAACTGCGCCGGTTCTGTTTTCGCCGACCAATCCGCACGCGTTGTACTTCGCCGCGAACGTGCTGTTCAAGACGCTCGACAGCGGACACTCGTGGACGGTTGTGAGCCCAGATCTATCGCGGCCGCATCCGGCCAAGCCTTCGGTCGTCGGTCCGTTCGCACCGGATCCGCTCGAACGGCGCGGCGTGATCTATTCCTTGGCGCTTTCGCCCGTGCAAGACGGCGTCATCTGGGCAGGCACCGACGACGGGCTGATTTGGCGCACCGGCGACGGTGGCCGGCACTGGTTGGACATCACGCCGCCTGAGTTGACCTCGTGGAGCAAAATCGCACAGCTCGACGCGTCGCACTTCGACGCCCGCACGGCGTATGCAGCGGTCAACCGGTTCCGCGTGGACGACCTTCGCCCGTACATCTACCGGACGCACGACGGCGGCAAGACCTGGCAACTCATCGTGAGCGGACTTCCCGACGACGCCTCTGCGAACACGGTTCGCGAAGATCCGGTTCGCCGCGGCCTGCTCTATACGGGCACAGAGCGCGCCGTCTACGTCTCGTTCGACGACGGCGACCGCTGGCAGCCGCTGCAACTGAATCTGCCGTCAACATCGATGCGCGATCTGACCATCCACGGCGATGACCTGGTGGTCGGCACGCACGGACGTTCATTTTGGATACTCGACGACGTTACGCCGCTGCGTCAAATGAATTCGTCGGTGGTGTCGGCGACGGCGTCTCTATTCAAACCGCAAATCGCGTATCGCATGCAGCGCGATCAGAACACCGACACGCCGTTGCCGCCGGAAGTGCCGGCCGGCCAGAATCCTCCGGATGGCGCGATCGTGGATTATTATCTTAATGAGAATCGGATCGGCGGATTGACGCTTGCGATCTACGATTCGACGAACCGACTCGTGCGGCATTACTCGAGCGACGAAAAGTTCAGCGTTCCGATGCAAGGATTACGTTTGCCGACGTATTGGGTGCGCCAACCGCAGCAGCTTTCGGAAACGCCCGGTATGCATCGTTTCGTGTGGGACTTGCACTACCCGAATCCGGCCGCGACGTCGTTCGACTATCCGATATCGGCGATCTATCACGACACGCCCCCGGTTCCACAAGGACCGCTTGCGTTGCCCGGCACGTACCGTGTGCGGCTGACGTGGGGAGGCCACACTTACGAGCGACCGCTGATTCTCAAGATGGATCCGCGAGTCAAGACGCCGCAATCCGGATTGATCGCGCAATTCACGCTTGCACAAGCGATCGCAGGCGCGATGCAGGCCGATTATTCGGCTCTCAAACGCGCGCGCGAGAAAGGCAACGGCGCGCCAAGCGCGGCGGCCGACGATCTCGACGCCCTCAACGGCGATCTTGCGGCGATGCTCGGCGCCGTAGACGGCGCCGACATGCAGCCGACCATGCAGCAGCAATCGGCGTTTTCTTCGCTTGAGCGGCGTTTGGCATCGGATGTGAAGAAGATCGGCGGCACTCAACCGTGATCTACGTGCAAGTGCTGCTGCTCGGCATCGCCGCCGGACTGCGGACACTCGTGGCGCCCGCGGCCGTCATGCTGTTCTTCCAGCTTCCCGGCGCGTGGGTCGCGGCCGTTCTCGCGTTGTTCGAGATGTACGGCGACAAGTCGCCAAAGGCGCCGCCGCGTACTGCAGCGCCGGCTTTAGCCGCGCGTTTGCTCTTCGGTGCGCTCTGCGGCTTCGCGCTCGTGTATTGGGGCGTGCGTCGCCCGTGGTCGCCGCCGCAGCTCGCATGGGAAGCCGCAGTGTTAGGTCTTGTGGGCGCGCTCGCGGGCGCGTTTGGCGGCATGTACGTCCGCGTCGAGCTTTCGCGTCCGGGGATGTTTCCCGCGCTTGCCGTGGCTCTTGCGGAAGACGCGGTGGCCATCGGCTTGGCATTCGTCGCAGTCACGCTCTGAGGTCTTCCGCCCCGCGTTTGCGAGATTGGTGCTTGACAGCGGCTTAACTTTGCGGTACAAAGTAAGTACGCGTTTGGCGCGGAGAGGATATTCATGGCATTCGCGGCGATCCACGACGCGCTGTGCGAGCTGCGTCGAGGCGCGATGATCATCGTCGCCGATGACGAGGATCGCGAAAACGAAAGCGATATCACGATGGCGGCGGACGGCGTCTCGCCCCACGCGCTGAACTTCATGCTGATGTACGCCCGCGGACTCATCTGCGTGCCGTTGGAAGGCGCGCGGCTCGACTTGCTTGGCATTCCCGCGATGCCGAGCAATGCGCCGGCATTCGACGGACCCGCATTCGCCGTGCCCGTCGAGGCGAGGGGTCGAGTCACGACGGGGATTTCCGCGACCGATCGAAGCGCCACGATCAGCGCGTTGGTCGACCGGGCATCTCTCGATACAGATTTCATCTATCCAGGGCACACGTTTCCGCTGCGCGCGCAGCCGGGCGGCGTGCTCAGCCGCGCCGGTCACACGGAAGCAGCGGTCGATTTGGCGCGGTTCGCCGGATGCACGCCGGCCGGCATCGTCTGCGAGATTCTCGACGGCGAGGGCACGCCGATGCGGCGCAGGGGCTTAGAACGATTCGCCCGAGCGCATGCGCTCATGACCGTCCGCATCGAGGATATTCAGGCGTATGCGCGACGGTTCGCGCCTGCGCGCCGAGAGGTTGCCGCTCCGGCGGCGGGCAAATAAATTTGCATGAACGATGCGACGCGAGCGTCCAACCCGCCGTCTTCCACGCGTTTCGAATGGCTGATGGGCGTTCTGGCCGTGCTTTTGATCGGCGGACTCGATCTAGATATTTGGGCTCATAGCCACGGCAAAGTCGATCAAAGTTTTTTCACACCATGGCACGCCGTGCTCTACGGCGCGATGGCGCTCAACGGCATCGTCCTCGGCATCGTCATGGCGCGAAACGTGCTGCAGAAGAAGTACCCGTGGCGGCACGCGCTGCCGCTAGGCTACGGATTGTCGCTCGTCGGCGTCATCGCGTTTGCGGTTGGAGGCGTGCTCGACCTCGGTTGGCACACGCTCTTCGGAATCGAAGAGGATGTCGAAGCGCTGTTGAGCCCCACGCATTTGATCCTCGCGACATCGGCGGCGCTTATCTTCACCGGTCCTCTGCGTTCGGCGGCTTTTCGGATCGGCGCGTCGGCGCCCGCCCGTTGGCGCGAACTTGGGCCTATGGTGCTCTCGGTCTGCGCCGTGTTCACGCTGCTCGGGTTATTCACGCAATTCGCCCATCCGATGATCGCGCTGTTCGGCGCCAAGAGCACCGCGCAGCCGGTGTACAATTCGGTTTTTCGTACCCGCGCCGACGGATCCGGCCAGACGCGGTTGATCGTCGATCCGTCCGCCGACGATTGGGCAGCCGCTGTGTCTCCCGCCGGAACACGCATCGTCTACCGCCGGGCCGATCCGAACACCAGCGTCAGCGATCTTTACGTCGCTAAGGTCGACGGGTCGCGCGCGACGCGGATCACGCATAGCGGACGCCACGACACGCAACCAGGCTGGTCGCCGGACGGAAAATCGATCGTCTACATCTCGTCGCCGGCGAGCACGTCAGGCGACTACGCACTCGACGTCGTGTCCGCGGCCGGCGGAGCCGTTCGAGTGTTGACCACCGGGCGCGCCACGGTCAACGGTCCGGCTTGGTCACCGGACGGCAAGACGATCGCATTCGGCTCGCGCAAGGACGAGCGTAGCTGGGTGGCGTTCATTCCGGCAGCCGGCGGCCCGACGACATGGCCCACCGCCGGCGTCGACGGCAGTTGGCCCGCGTGGTCGCCCGACGGCAAGACGATCGCGTACGCGCTCGATGTCGGTTCCGGCACGTCGTCCATCTACACGATGGACGCCGCCGGCATCGCGGCAAAACGCGTCTCTCCGTTCAGCGACGGCGACGATATCTACCCCGCATGGTCGCCGGACGGAAAATCGATCGCCTTCACGACCACCGTTCACGATATTCCGCAGGTGTTCGTCATGCGCTCCGACGGAACGCAGCTCGCAGACGCGACACGGAATCCCGCGCTCGACTCCGAGAAGCCGAGCTGGACGCGCACCGGCGAACTCATCTTCTCCGGTGCCGGGAACCCGCGCACGCATGAATCGGAAAGTCAGGGCTTCGGTTTGGGCAGCGTCTTGCTGCAGACTTTGTTGACCATGGCATTCTTATTGCTCATCGTGCGCCGCTGGCGCGTGCCCGCCGGGGCGCTCACAGTCGTGCTGTTCTTCAATGCGCTTGGCATGGTGGTCGTGAGCGATTATTACTTCTTTCTGTGGGGCGTGTTGGCGGTGGGGATCGTGGCCGACATCACAGCCGCGATTCTCGGTGCGCGCGCATCCGATGGTGTGCCGTTTTATACGTTCGCGTTTGGAACCGCGTTCTTGCTGGCCGCAGCGTATGAGGTATCGATCGCGCTGCACGCCGGCATGGGCTGGCCGCCGAACATCGTGCTCGGGACGCCGATCATAGCCGGGATCGCGGCGCTGCTGCTGGCATACGCCTTTAGGCCGCCGCTGGCACCCGCCCCGTAGGGCGGGTGTGCTAGGGCAAGCAACGCTTGCCCAGTTTTCTGACGTGCCGTACTAGGGTGAGCAACGCTCACCCAAATGGGCAAGCGATGCTTGCCCTAGTACCGTTGCCCTCCTACACAAAAACGCCGATACTCTACAATATGCAGCGTAGACGTTTTCTCGTGACCGGCGCTTCGGCAGTGGCGTGTTTCGCCTTGCCGTCGCTTGCGCTTGCAACCGGGCCCGAGCAGTGGGTTCTACGCCTCGAGCGGCTCGACGACGGTGAACAGATAACGGCTCCATTCACCCTCGACGGACGCACGCTGTACTTTCCTGGTTACAAAAAGCTCTGCCGCGTGCTGCGCGACGATCACGTGCCAACCTACGTCGGTTGGGTGAAGATCCCGATCCGAACGATAAAAGTGCTATGGGATGTGCAGCATTACCTCAACCGGTTCGGCATCGACGGACCGATCGTCGTCCACAGCGGATACAGAACACCTCAAACGAACGCGAGCACCGAAGGCGCCGCGTGGATGTCGCTGCACATGTTCGGCGAAGCGGTGGATTTTCACGTTCCCGGAGTATCGCTCTACGATCTGGCCGCGATCTGCCGCGCCTGCCCGAGTGCGGGCGGCGTCGGCTACTACCCCGACGGATGGATACATCTCGATACGGGGCCGGTGCGGTCTTGGGTAGGTTGAAGCTGGCTGGCTAAGCCGCCTCGTCGTGCTGGAGCAGGCGCGCTTGCATATCGGACGTGGGCAGCTTGATATCGGACGCAAGTCCGAGCGTCTGCAGAATCCTGATCAAAATCCACGTGTGATCGATCTCGTACCAGCGCAACCCGTGGCGTGCCGAGAACGGAAACGCGTGATGATTATTGTGCCAGCCTTCGCCCCAGGCGAGCAACGCTACCCACCAGCAGTTGGTGGATTTGTCGTCGGTCTTGAACGTCTGGTAGCCGTAGCGATGCGAAGCGCTGTTAACGAACCAGGTCATGTGATAGACGAACACAAGGCGGACGAAGATTCCCCAGACGACCCACGGAAGGCCGCCGATGGCAAACAATCCAACTCCGAGCGCCACTTGCAGCCACACTTCGTAGCGGTCGAGGAAACAGTAAAATGGATCTTTCACGAGATCGGGGGCGTACCGGCGCTGTTCGGCTTTGGTCGGCCGCGCGTCGTTCGGGCTGTACAGCCACTGGAAGTGTGTCCAGATGAATCCGCGATGTGCGTCGTGCGGATCGCCTTCTTTATCGGTGTGCGCATGATGGATGCGATGTGTGGAAACCCACTCGATGGGTCCGCCCTGCAGAGAAAGGGTGGCGATCACGGCACACGTGTACTCGACCCACTTCGGTACGGTGAGGCTGCGATGTGTGAGAAG comes from the Candidatus Eremiobacteraceae bacterium genome and includes:
- a CDS encoding fatty acid desaturase, giving the protein MKSTNWPIGIGLWAIHLGALAVFIPGMFSWSALGVMFALWWVTGGVGISLCYHRLLTHRSLTVPKWVEYTCAVIATLSLQGGPIEWVSTHRIHHAHTDKEGDPHDAHRGFIWTHFQWLYSPNDARPTKAEQRRYAPDLVKDPFYCFLDRYEVWLQVALGVGLFAIGGLPWVVWGIFVRLVFVYHMTWFVNSASHRYGYQTFKTDDKSTNCWWVALLAWGEGWHNNHHAFPFSARHGLRWYEIDHTWILIRILQTLGLASDIKLPTSDMQARLLQHDEAA